The following is a genomic window from Spodoptera frugiperda isolate SF20-4 chromosome 18, AGI-APGP_CSIRO_Sfru_2.0, whole genome shotgun sequence.
TTTGACAAAGATGTTATCAGGCATAATTTTATGACAAATTACGATATACTTTTACAGAGTGGTGCAGCAGTTTTGGGATGGTATACTAGTCAAATTATACATTTCAAAGTGAAGCAACATTGCAGGATTCTTGACCTTCAAGAGAAAGCATGCGCCCCTGTAAACAACTTGGTGAATTCTGTCCAGCCATTCTTGTCTAGTGTAAACAAAAATGACTTTTATGTTGAATCCATTTCCAAAATTGGGAAGATGTTCTCTGAATTTACTCCTACTGTATATTTGATGCCTAATGACAGTGAGAAAGACTTCAAAGAGTTGTCTAAAGTTTCGATCAAAGAGAATGTATCTGAGAAAACAAGTGTAACAAGAACTCTCAGTAACTCCACCTCTGAAACATCTGATGATGACTTGGGTGATGTGCTGAATTCTATTGAAAACAGACTAGGCTTAGCGGCCATTGAGAGTGGACACTATCAAGATGGATTAAGTTTACTAAGGTAATTATTTGAAGGTCTATGAAATATATCACTAGTATTTCTATTTTAGGAATAGTCAATGTTTCCGCACTCATTTCTATGCCCAGTTTATTTTCGATAAGAGTTTAATTTCGAGATCGGTTCCAGAGTCATACAGAAGTCATGTTAGTAGggattttatttttcgaatatCTGAAGTAGCATGAAATTGGAATGATGAGTATATATAACGCTATTAGTGGCGCATTTAACCcttgtatgccgtatataagacaacaatataaatcacattgtgtctcgcgtgatctgcgttccggcatacAACGGGTTATGCTATGTACCACAACTTGGGGTGCCTAGCAGATATGCAATGCACAATTATAATATTGGCTGTCATGCTTTGAATACACTTTTATCTGAACATTTTGAAAGTACATTAATTTGTTATCATTTCTATTTTCATAACACCATTATCTTCAAATTGttgataaaattgtattgtgaaacaAAACATTGTCTTGTTTTTACAGATCTGCAGCTGAACGTAACCATGCTCCAGCCATTTATAATTTAGGGTTGTGCTATGAAAAGGGATTAGGTGTAACTGCTAATGAAAAAACGGTaattaataatagaaaataatgaaatataatcattttatatattaattctGACTGAAGATTATACTCAGTCGCCGTTGTAGTcatcgtaaatatttttaatttttcaggCAATGGAGCTATACAAGTCGGCCGCATCACTGGATCACCCTGAAGCTCTATACAATCTGGGTATTTACTACGGACAAGGTCGAGGCGGACTCAAGGCTGATCAGGAAACTGCGATACGTTTGTTGCGTCTTGCCGCAGTGCAGGGACAACAGGCGGCAGTCGAGGCTCTGAAGTATCTCAACGTGAGTATTTCTGAGCCGCGGCACAAAGACGTGAATACATGGACTTACGACAAACATTCAGATTTTACAACAAACCCACAAGTTCCAACACCAAGCGGAATGTTTGtcgaaaatataaattacctgCAGGCAGCTGTTTGAGGCTGCGAtggcatttttatattttaagttggtGGTGGATGATTTTGTATCGCGTACATACACCTTAATTAGTTGCTAAGTTACAATACACGCAAAGCGTGAATATACCGAGTAATTAAATTACATGGTCATTAAAAAGGGGGTGtcacattgtattttttaagatgGAATGTTTAAGTTACTAATTATcccatacttttttttatgtaacaatgttgttttagaattttttttaggATTGTAATTTACATTGAGAATGTTTTTTCTGACTTTATAATGTTAGACAGATAAAGACAAATGTTTGCTTGCAATTTATTGAGAAACACCTACCTACTTTACCATTCTATGAAATTCTGTCAAAGATCAAATTATTTgaacatattaaaaattaagtctTATTTCGGTCGCGAACCCGGACCGAGTTAGCGTcctacattttaaaacaactaGTCTTGCATGTGTAGACCACTTACCTCGTCAATACGGTGTTACTCTAGGATTTGAAGATTGTACTTGAATAATAACGGGATACTTACACCAAGTTCTTAATAATACAACAAAGTATTCATTAGAagtgatttatttcaaatgaaTGTTTAACGATAAATCATTCAAGTTGTACTAAATAACGAGCGATAAGGCGGTACGTTTGTTATTTAGTTAGTACGATCAGAGTAACTCGACAatcatatttttactatttatgcAACAGCAATAAACAGCCCTTTGCGACGCATAAGGATCAACACTGCATTTATCGCGACTAGTatcaaattattcaaatcaatttactaaataaatacgtattacATACTGCTAATGGATGAAAAGCAGAAAAGATGTAAATGTTTTGGTAGAAACTTATCTTACTTCTCTCATATCGACTCCAGAATTTGATAATCAGTCGGTGAGACAAGAAGAATTAAGTTAGGACGGCTGAATATGTTAGTGTGGTTGATCACCCATAAGACCCATACTAAAATATTGGCAGCTACCAAAAATTACGACTTTCTGATTAcagtgaaaaagaaaatactttttaaacttttctttcttcttttaaacataattaaacttttcatatatctaaaaaattgtaacatcttatagaaaagtaggtactacataAGTGTTTAATTTTAGCGGTGTTGTTCCTTAGGCGACGTATTAAATGTTGTATGTACAATTAACATCCATTTActatattcttttgttttgtatttgtagCTTCACCACAAAAATCCGCCTATCTTGTTCCTTAGTTTTCGAGTATTAACTTTATTTCGTAACTGTTTCAAAATGACACAAAATAAATGCTTCAGTGTAatatatgtgattattattgtaATCACTGCATATGTAATTtatgaaaatcaataaaaaaatgtaaacttaaTCAGCGTTCTTATTTCTTGGTTCCTTATAAAAGACCTTCCAAATAGTTCAAGTTCCACTAATCagttgtataaaaatacgtcataaaatattcttattattctATTATGGGTAATTTACACAGGGTCAGTAACTGACTACAAATTGGAGGCAAGTCAGTGCTGACCCGAAAAGAACCCTGTATAAACTGATTTGAAGTCAGTACAATACAGTGGCCTGAAGTCAGCGCTGACTAAAATATTCGTAGTAGGTAGTAAAAGAGTAATGGCTGATTTACACAGGGTCAGTGTCTACTGATTACTctatgcttcgccacgaatgggccggctcgactagaGTGATACCACTAACACGGCCTCACCTATACTTACCTATTATACTCTTTGGGCCTCACAGAGAaacgacgtgatacaacgctcgCGTTGAGTTTCGATACGAATTACCTTATTTTACTCTTGttgctttattttttgatcttagaaaattaaatattctttgttGCTGTATGCTGCCCTGGTACTggtctaactgccgcactcagagacaaaGATTActttattctttagtaacgattttgtaacgaaaacaattgctaaggactacaGCAAGAATGTTTTCTACTCACTTTTTAACGAAGTCAGTAATTTAGAAAAACACAGTGGGTGTAAGTTCAACACGTTTTATAggtttgaaaaatgtttttatttttcaatctgacgaaaaaattaaattcagtgAGTTATATATtgggtaaataaatacaataaaataaaactgcagTCTCATTTATATGTTTCTTTACTTATCGCATTATCATCTATACTTTACACAAAACAGTACACTGTATTCGTATTAGCCTATCATACCCAATGTAACTTTGTACAAACGtttagtaatatattattatgtatttacgttgactgtacatttttttataccttaGATCATTTTGGTCAAGTATTACATgataaaacaattgatagcGGCGCACACGAATAATAATAAGCACTAATAATAGCTAGTCTGAAGATAAGACTTATTCAATCTTATACATGGGAAATAATACATTAACTTTTAAAGTAAAGGAtccaaataaattatatcatcATTAATGTTAGTCATCACAACTTGTCTATTAAGGAATGAGCTAAATATTATCCTATAACATCCCTAGAAATCGGGGAAATCATGGGCTAAATATAAGTCTTGTGACCCCAAAATAGTATTAATCAAATTGTTGCAGCGAgttattacaaaagtaatataatatcacGTACAATTATTCAGAGATAGATACTATCCCTCTGAACTAAGAttgcattataaaataataacattcacTCTAACATACGAAATTAACATGTGAACCGTAATCGCCAACAATTGTCCAAAcctgtaaaaaaagaaaacagaaatgAGATGAGCATTTTAGAGTAGTAGTTAAACGAGTAGTAGAAAAGAATTTTAAGATTAGAAAAACTTGTAGTTATGTTAATGTTCATCTTTTGGCACTAAgccatttgtttgtttggtttttgAATTAGCACACGGAACAAATTTACACAACTTTTTAGACTGAAATGGTTTCTAGAAAATGAAATGACTGACATTCTGCGCGAGGCGGGCAAGAGGGTGCGTTCGTGCCGGGACTTGGGTATATAATAGACAAATTTACTTGAGTGCAAGTTAATTGTGTTGGGACTTACGTGACTAGTATTTGCGCGGGTAGTCGCGAGGCGGCGGCGCGTAGCGGTCGGGGTAAGGCGCGCCCGGCGGCGGCGGCTGATACTGTGGCGCGTACCGAGCTTCGTAACTGCCATAGCGTGTCTCGCCGCTCGACCAAGCTTCGCCGCCTCCACCACTACCGTTACTACCTAAAAACATCAATGataaaaaagttacatattttgttttattaattttgaaaatacaatAGAATTTCACAATTGGTAAGTTAACTTTAATGAAAAGTTCATTAGTAGACTTTTGTAGCAGCtttattatgcatgtataaATTACCTTTAGAAGGCGGTGCGGCATCAGGGTAGCGACTGGACGCATTCCAGCTGCGTGGTTCTGGTTTACCGGGCGGTGATGGCCGGTACGAACGGTTGTCACGAGACTCATATGAGCGACTGGAAATAAAACGAATGATAAGTAAGATCTAAACAAAGactaaaaatcaaaatagtttaatattatacaagaTTAAATCAATACCTGGGCTCTTTAGGTCTTGTGCCTGGTGGCATTGGTTGTCGGGAGTCTTCACTGGCACCGCCATTGCTAGAGTACTTCATGTTACCAgctggaaaaatattgttttgttattaacaaGACTAATATAATTTCATTCTTCATATCAGTAAAATAAAGACCTAAAAGTAACATACTTCGATACATTTGAAACTGTACTACAGACAGACCAATAAAGTATAATACTCACATGAAACATGACGAGGATAATCCCGCTTGTAGTCACGTTCGCGATCCCGCTTGTCGGCTCCTCTCTCGTAGCTCGCGGTCATCTCGAACcgaggcggcggcggcgcttcAAACTGTCCTCGGCTGGACGACTggtgatatttattatgtaagtgaAAAATATCAAACGTGAGGAAACTCGTCATCCCAACCACTagattttaatcatttatgtgAAGTTTGTAGAGTCTTTATCACTACATTTAAATGCTATGTCTAAGGTAACTGAATGTTGGTTTATAATGAAAAGCTCTAAACAATagatttaaaaaccaaaataagtTTTAGGAATTATTTACGCTTTGAAAAGTATCAAAAACTACCATATATAATAATCAATGTCAGTAAGGAACAAGctataataaaagtttttggTACATACTATGGGTGGCGGCGGTGGTCGCTTGTGCCTGGTATCACGCTCGTACGCAGGCTCGGGCGGCGGACTGCCCGCCTTGCGATATGTACTACCCTCGTAGCCGCGCTTACGACGCTCTTCTTCCAGTCTGAGGAAGTCAACAGTTATAGAAAGGTAAAGTACAATTAGAacacaataatttttatattttgatgtcAAAAAGTACATTTTAACGACAAAAATAAGTTAA
Proteins encoded in this region:
- the LOC118277830 gene encoding uncharacterized protein LOC118277830 isoform X2, which encodes MECRYQSIFFENMWKYVTRRFRDTLERGANQFDRCSSTVVGNGAVNFCEEKNDSPPWWLSMRSSESYQNENEPNHQEWGPEHQERNWMGAITWENGVNISENPEIHAGPPCKWLALRKRFESHQDENGPNDHKWNFGHGDGPWSWGGKPWEHGAEKGGENNMKKPGPPSKWRGFRCRSFQKGEGPDAEKWKEHRARIAKMWMDPKKWDNQLETIKENDEENASSKWLQLRKCCKSYNDDKGTNSNKWGFQHLNKSWVDAITWSGAAVLGWYTSQIIHFKVKQHCRILDLQEKACAPVNNLVNSVQPFLSSVNKNDFYVESISKIGKMFSEFTPTVYLMPNDSEKDFKELSKVSIKENVSEKTSVTRTLSNSTSETSDDDLGDVLNSIENRLGLAAIESGHYQDGLSLLRSAAERNHAPAIYNLGLCYEKGLGVTANEKTAMELYKSAASLDHPEALYNLGIYYGQGRGGLKADQETAIRLLRLAAVQGQQAAVEALKYLNVSISEPRHKDVNTWTYDKHSDFTTNPQVPTPSGMFVENINYLQAAV